The DNA window AGGCACCGCTACACGCCAAACGTCCGGGCTGGACGCTCGGTGAATTATTTCTGTTTTATCCCTCGAGCAATCGTAAAATCtaagagtgataccactattcggcctcgTAGgcgctcgggttgcctacactgaaaactgaaggaaCCCAGACAGTGAGGTAAAGTCACCGCTCCACACACCAcgtttccttcctcttttcttcgagcaatcgatacatctaAGAGTGATGCCACTATTCAATCATGTGAgaactcgtgttgcctacactcaAAACTGAGGGCAATCTGACTTCAGCTCGAAGTCAGGTTTAGGTACGACATTTTCCAAGATTCTTCCTGATGCTAAGAAATTCCTTGACAAATTCTCTACTTTTCAGGTCCTCAGATGCACTGgtatttttcgtattttttgacCAAGTTTACGTCTAACGGTTGAAGATTGTTCAAAATTAGTCAGGAGCACTAGGTGCGAACTTTGTCTTCCTGACCgccctccccccttccctcctTTCCTCCGCTCCGTACAGGCCCGGACCCCTTAGCAGAGCATTCCACTCGGACCTTTTACATTAGTCGAGTCATGCTAGTCCCTGTGCATAGGTAAGACTCATCTCACATTGAGCATGACGgcaaaaaacacttttaaaaaagaaagaaagacgcggggaacttgaaaaagcgcgttatgaacagtggcgtggcgtgaattgcgatgtatcgattgttctgccttctaaacctatggtgaagaatcgattattaaggtgttcgttgcgaacaccctgtttatcgatccttttctatagatttaaatggcgtaacaatcgatatatcgcaaagcatgccacgccactggttacgaactacgcagattgcgcgctaagTAGCagatttcatacttttttataTGCCCAACGTGCTCGGAAAGAACATTGCTGTATACCCACCAGGGtgggtaaaataaaaattttatgttgCTAAAAATGGGACTTGCAATGGGGGTGGTAAAACagcaaaaccaatttttttctgggaaagcaaaataaaaaaatgttgaatatgaAATTGCTAGTATATCCACGAATTAgcagattttaaaataattagtaAGAAAAGCAAAACTATAATTTGctattttcgcacaataaaattactatttttgcAAATCGTATTGTCattctcgccacgagggtgggcactttagcgaaaaaaaaaagaaaattgcagaaatcgaaaactatttttttgctattctagcaaatatttttttcccgtgtgaTTTTCGAGCGAAGTTACCCGTAAAAAGTGTATTTAGTTTGCTATATCTCTTGTGTGCAACAGAACCCATTGCCGCAGAACATTTGCTTTCTCGCAAAGTCAGACGAAAGAATTGAGTCAGTGACCCTGTCGTCTGAAAGTCGTCAAAACCTGTTGTCAAAATGAATTTGCAATTTCACATTGGCACACAGAGAATAGACATGGAATTACCAAAACGAAAGCCGGAGTTCAATAAAACCCATTACAGAAGCATGACATTCGAGTCATGCTAAAAGTCCAGAGACaatgacaaaatataaaattggacgacatagctttttaaaaaaaaggaaaactgcGAGAGTAGTGTGCAAATGCGTCTAGGAGTTTTTCACACACGATGCTCCTCTGCAGATTGGTTTGCAGGTGCGATTTTTTATGTCATAGTCTGTTCAGTTGGCTGAAGCTGTTGCGTGCAACAAACTCATTATAACGTTTCAGCAGAAATATGTGAGTCGGTTATGCTTTTCATGTTTCTTCAACATGGCTTTTCCTTTCGTAAAAAGCCGAACGCAGAATGTCTGAGCTCACAGATTTTACAAACCACTCGGAGGTGACGGACATGATTTAAcggtttggaaaaagttagtgGATATTTTAGGATCGTCAGCCAAATGGTATCTTGCAGTGTTATTACTGATGTTTCTTCTAAAACGTAAGCAACCATTGATTAATGAATATTATTTTGCAATGTAAGTTCAGATTTGATTCGAACAACGATTACTTACATGTCCTTGGTATTCCATGCTGTTAGACGTTGGAAGAATTTAACTTGATCAGGGTTCATGTTATTGAGTTTGAGTAGAGAGACTCTTTACCTTGTATTCCTgataagaaattttgttgtgctgatttaacaatgaTCGTTTTGGCCTTATACTCAGCCATCTTCAGATATgctaaaaaaatagaataccTGAAAATGGCTGAGTAAATGCCCGAAATAATTATTGGAAATcaacacaacaaaatttcaCACCAGGAATGCAAGGTAAAAATTCTCTACCCCTTAGTATTCCTCCAATTAATAAAATTGCTTAGAATATTTAGTTACTTTTTTTGAGAGGGAATTGAGATAATTGTTTAAATGTGCTATAGCTATTTCTGATTTTATCAGGAGTTAGTAATTTCCTTTCCCCTTGATTATTTAGGATTGACACTAACTTTTAGTCACCTCCCTCCCTTCCTTCCCCTCCCTTCCACtctacatttttcatgtttGCTTGTACTTTTAACTATAAAGGAGCCGTTTTTAAAGCATTTCTCATTCAAGCTAAATATTTGAAGCATTATAATAAATAACCATCAGAAACTAAAACGTAACTTTACGTTTGTACAGACCTTTATATATACTGTCTTGTTTCTAACAGAATAGCGCGTACAAAGTTAAGGTTTTCAGAAAATACACTTCCTTTTTTCAAACGGGAAATTATAATACACAAAGCCTCTGTAttttttgctggaaagttttatTCCTAGTGCCTCATCGTATACGTCGGTTCAtcacataaaattttgatttacgttatgaaaaaataatattaaagttCAAATCTCGCCATCGTGGTCTATTCTGCTGTTTATTATTTGTCACATTCAAGCACGTACCCATTAAAATTGTGACATTGAATAACTGGCTTAATTCATTGATTGATTCATGATTGAATTAAGCCAGTTATTCAATGTCACAATTTTAATGAAGATTTAGAATTAAGAGAATTAACattgataaatattttacctTCAACGAACTTTTGACGCGGTTTTCGTATCCTCTGTAAATATGCGCATTGATTTGATGGGATGATCAAAAGGAGGTACATTTgtttactcattttttaatGCGTGACTTGAGTGTGCGGTCATGAAAGTGTACAAGTAATATCAACTCGTGCATGGTAATATCTACAATGGTTCAGAGCATAGTGGGCACCACAACGTAGTGCATGTCACTCAACATCGTAGTAGAAATTACCCCAGGTTGGTTTTATTTTCACCTTTTCATCATTCGATCGGAAGTCCAAGACAGAAAGGTCGGAACTTTTTAcccttttaaataatttttgaagtttcgcaTCTGATGAGGTGGTTTGCCTCGTCTCTAATTGTTTGCACCTAAAGTTGTTTTGTTAATAAATAATAAGtaaattttcttcgttttttcttgtcttgatccccctcccctcccccgaaGAATAGTGTGGACCTAACACTATCCTACTCTCATGTTACTTACAGTATAAGAGCCacctttttttgtgtttttgtttttctacaCTAAAACACTGAACCCTTCTATATAAATTctattttggaagaaatagtTAGAGCCTTTGACatagccggatttacctactttccgccatgggccgcctgtattttgccgccctcttctcgcattcattttgaaacatcaataaaaaccatcaggtgaacgtgccggagggagaagggtgcataggacgcgttcactcgtgttggacacatttttacgtaagccctgtcaacactactagcaaaagttcacggaacttcgcgcgaaagttcagttctataaacctatctctgtgtggacaaggctttcatttgtaagaaatgaactaaaaaattaagaaagaacaaacataaatgtggtttaatagttttaacttccaccgccgtgccgcgctgaccacattGTGTTTggtcaatgcgtgaagtattcatgtagtcttgtaggcactgtgcgtttcacgcctcgccgaccgctgttgaccgtactgtgtttgacgcaatgcgtgaagtattcatgcagtctcgtaggcgctaatatatatgttacatgccgaccgccgcgtcgagggctttcCCATTTCATCTCAagccctcgtcatcatttctctttgcgccgcgccgctccaggccaaattacgtgttagGTTTCCCTCTTAACTCAaccaattaaaggtgcgcagtcttttgtatcaccgaaatgcgacaaaattagaaattaatgaactctcaggacatgagagattttgtcaccttttcttgtttgtaatcttttctgaatccgatttttctgtacctgcatttaaaacaattgcaaaatttgccgccccctaattttgccgccatgggccgcggcccatatggccgcccccttaatccggccctggccttTGTAAAAaagcagataattttttttaaagcaaaacatacatttttaatGAGGAATGTCTCGATTTTACAGCGGCAGAACCCTCAGGGCATGGTAGGAGCAATCGCGGAAGACGCTCTAACTCACCATTGCGTCTTCCACCATCACGCCCTTCATCGCGCCCTTCATCACGCCCTTCATCGCCGCCACCACCACGTTCAGCGTCGTTGCAAGGTGACCAGGGAGCAGGACCGTCGTCTACCCTGAACGTCAGCCTGACCTCGTTACCTTCCAGAAGCACCTTACTCCCCGCGCCAGCCCCCGGGTCCTCCTCGCGCAACATGCCAGCGCCGCCCCCCCGTGCAGGGTCCTTGACGGCGCAGCCTTCCTTTGCGGGCTCCACCGCCTCCCATGAGTCCGAATACAACCCCCAGCTCCAAGGCGCCAACCCTTGTCGGAACAAACACCCTACCCCGGCCGACCACGCCGCTTGCCAGCACCTCTGCGACGACACCTACGGTATCTCCGCTCCAATATACGGCGGGGGCCCCTGGAGCATAGGCAAGTGCAAGAAGACCAAGTGCAAGTGCAGGTTTAACCTCGAGGGCTTCAAGCGCTACGTGACCCTATTGGAGAGGCTCCGGTATAGAGGCGATCCCGTAGCACTTGGTAACCTCGTTGTCCAGAAGCACAAGAAGCAAGCTCGTTCCGGTCAAATCCTAGTAGATGAGAGTAATAACCTTTTGTAGGATGATGGTCATGTAAATTGCCGTCTTTCGCGTGTGTGTTGGCTCTTTATCCGATGAGAATTTCAATAATATCTATATTATACAATAAGTCTTTAATgatgtatttttaatttgtagTGCCTGAGACAAATTGGAGGAATTATGACTCTCAGTAGAGTTAGAGAGAACTTGTGAGGTTGGAAAAAATTCTAATCACAGAGGCATGTAATACATTAGCGTCACGAATCATATGCTAACAGGTTAAAAACACCTATTTCGATTTGCAATGAAACAGATTTTATGGCATCTTTCATTCGTTGAAAGGAATACTGACGAACGAAGTTTAATTGTTTATCTTCAACCTGTTTTGAATATCATATAAATGTTATGAGGTCataaatttctttgtttttctttaaaatgacaataaatatcgggaatttttaaaagttgcggTCTTGAAGGTTTGGAGcactttttgagattttggaaAGTCCGCATTCAAAGAAAACGCTTTCCTCCAAAAACCTCAACCCCTCTCTTAATTTCATGACCGACCTCAGTTTGGCAATGCCACCATGTTTGATAGAATCATCAGCAAAAGGAGCTGAGGAACAAAGTCCCTTGTTGTGTAGAAGCAGGAAGAGAGAATTTTATAGTATCTTAAAAATGAAactatgaaattttggtttcaaTTATTGCACTGATTTAGTCTCTAAGATGTTAAACATTTCAACTATTCCTGTTGTCGTAATAGCTCGCCTTACCTATTCTGCAAATGCATTCCTTTATTAAAAGCAGATATGCAGTATAGTATTCGGCAGAGTGGCTTGCGAATATGCTCACGTAATAATCGAGTTTCTTGCAGACATAGAGGAAGCACAGCCCTTAATTTTGGTCGGAAACCTATACttgacgcgacgcgacgaccCCATGTCCCTATGTCTCCATGTCGCGAGGGCACCGTACGTGTACGTGCTGAGTCGTCCACCTCCTTGCCATAGTTACTGAAAATACCCTCAATATTGCCCGCAATGCACCGAAAAAACGCGAGTAAAATTCATCAGGATGACCTCGAACATATACCCTCAAAGGGATGAAAATGATCAATCACCGCAGAAAATAGAagatacatttgaaaaaaaaaagttgcttggatctagagtccagacttaaaaacattgacaagaaaaaatactcttgattcaatccgattttgtCTCGAATTgtagagccgagcctcttgatttaggcggatttccttttgatttaagcaaaattccgattgaatcaagagtattttttttttggtaaatatttttaagagtctggactctagatccaagcgactttattttccagtgtaggtatagaaaaaaaatagggaGCAGATTTGGCATATTTTAATGTAGGTTAGGTAGTAGgtagattataaactggaatggaccgcgGAGAGTGGGGGGTacagcaaggaacaaatggaatgagagagggaacagagataggaattcgggaatgggtcgatcaaagattacaaaaaacgtccgatttgtgtaatcttcattcccgtttgtgacatccatgagccgcgttatctcgactctctctataaagggactctaggctcTGAGAgttccatgacctaacctcaaaattagcAACATGACTGTACTCTTCCTATATTCCGTGCTCTAGCCTTAGCCATGAGCTACGTAAAAGACTGAAATTAATCGGCAACAAAGGCCGGTGCATTGCGGGTTATCACGACCGAGGTCTGGGGTTCGGGGCCCGAGGTTCGCCGGGTCGGCGAGGAGACGCGACCGGGAGTGTGCCACGGGCGCAGCGCATCGCATAGCCTCGCTTTCGTAACCTGTTTGCCGAGCGATGCGCCCGTCTATTTATTGCATTACCCATATTACAACCTTTTTAATGACAGCCTTTGCATCCGCACGCCGCCATGCCTCGTCAAGGCGCGTCTCTTTCACTTTCTCTCACACCCCCTCTCATCTTCAAACCTCCTCCTCACCCACGATCTCATGAAGACTGTGACAGACAGCATTGTCTCAATGGTCCGTTCGGGTTGGTAAAATAAGCCCAATGCAGGCCCAGTAAATGTGTTCTTTTGTCTTAATGAACTGATGCCATTGCTATAAACAAATATACGCGGTCAAAAACTGTAAGCAACAATTACTGCTCCCATGCCACTCAAATTGTATCATCTTTTTGTTGAAGGCGGACTGATTCGAATGAGCGCGAAACATCGGAAATTGAACTCTTAATCAACTGATGCCATGCTATAAACAAATGAATAAGGTCAAACTGCTTCACGCAATTATTACTGCTCTCAAGCCGCTCAAACCGTATCATCTCTTTGTTTAAGGCAACTGATTTGAATGAGAGTGGTCGTGACAGTTCTTCCATGTTACTTTAATTTTACATATCAtcataaaattgacaattttagcAAGCCTCCTATAAATTGTAAGTGGGACGCTCCGGCAATAGACCCTCGCCAAGAACCATTTTGATTCGTGATTGATCTCTTAAATTGTTTCATGGTCAACTCTTGGACCCCACCCGGGACTGCTTGAAATATACGAGATCAAAAGGGCACGATAGCACTTTTTGAAGAAGATAAAATTATACAAATTAAAAGTGCCTCCGAAGTCACATCCagagaataaataaaatggcaaaaattacatttttgggGGTAAAGAGGTGctttcctcccctccccctaaaaaatgttttaataaatggagtaaaactgaaaaaatgaatttattcaaAGACTTTTTATAAGAAGTCTATAGTTTGCCTCTTTCCACATTCGACTGTCATCCAAACAGTTTTCTGTGGTTATACCATTGTACTGTCAAGATCAAAAGAGCAGCCTAATGGAtcttaaaattgtgaaaaacaaattatgatCGAAAGGGCAcgaatccattttattttttagaaaactgCGTCATAATACGAACTTCAGCCTTTGAAATCTTCGGGTCGAAACACCCTGGCCAAAAGCTTTTAGCTCGAACAAAATcatccagtgaaaaaaaaatacagttttaGGTGCTGAACTAGGTTTGGTGCTCTTTGGTCCTAAGTGCTTGATATAGGCCCAGTCTGCAGCGACAACCCTGCAACGCTCGAAAACTACACGAAACATTTCATCCCTGGATTAATGAACGAATGATCTCCTCGTGCGAGGAATTGCAGTTTGATAAATTAACAGCTGTATCGAAGATAACCAGGAAACCAAATAAATCGCGCCCGAAGGAGGCTCCACAGAGGCGAGCACATAAATCATATTCGGTAACACGGGCCAATAAATCCCTGCAGCGGACTGTGCAGCCCCGGCAGACGCATCGCAGGGACAGGGATGGTGGGGTCGCTCAGGGGGTGGACCGTCGACAACGTTCGGTGCGTTGCGTCCCCTCGCGAAATGACTTTCGGTCAAGGGACGCTGCGCTGAAGGGGTTGCAGGCGGCCCTGGTCGTGACACTTGACGCCTCGCCTCCCCAGATAAAAACTGCCCAGGGTCGCGGTCCTTCCTCGAGACGATTTTTCAAGCCGGCCTGATAAACTTTCCGCGGGAGTAATTGAAATATTCCGTCCCTCCGGGCTTTCTTATCAGAGGTGAATAAATCACCGAAAATCGTTTTGTTTGGACTGCAGTCGTTTGATATTCCCGCGACGTCTTGCGTTAATCTCGGGGTGACAGGGCGCCGATACACGCGGGACTAACGTTTTTCTTTTGTGATGTGATGTATGGTGCACGGTGAGGAGGAGGGAGCTTCCAGTCGTGAAAGctcgaggggaggggggtggactAATCGCTTTGTGCTGTGTTGGTGGGGAAAGTCCTGCTGGCTTGGTTTTCGTAGAAATATGAATACGTTTCGTGATCAAACAGGGTGGAAAAGGTGAAAATCAAAGCCTTAAAAGACTTGTTTTCttatcattagaaaaaaaagtggatCGATCAAAGATATTCTTGATATTGTCGGgcgaatttgcaggtgtctgaaattttgtaaattttatgtttaaaatgaaaatgctaACAGAACTGAGAACCAAGAAATCCTTGgattctaaattgaacaatcatcggagaaaatatgacaaaataacctaatctgctcaaatacgtgtgtttaaatggcaattgccaccagatgacgtcacaacgTGACACATTTCTCACTTGTTTAAGTCTATTTAGGTATCTGCAATTACccttttcagagaaaaattacgacGAATACTGCGAAcgcagctcattaagcactcttagattaagcaatacaatttttgtgtgcaagtAATTCTCCATGCTTACTTATTTACTGGATGATAAGCCTGGCATCAATGGTAGATTTGAATGAcaatgattttggttttttccacgAGCAGAAAGTTTGAACTCTGAACGATAAATGCAAATTTCTCTCCAATGTGCCGATTCTTGGGAacttttaatgaaaaacatGCTCTGCATGCAATTTTAATGAGTAAACATAATATGTTGTGGTGCATTACTTTGCACCCCGTCTGGTGATACATTGTAAAGGGTCAGTCAATGTTGTGAAATTCACTGAAGAGCACCGG is part of the Bemisia tabaci chromosome 1, PGI_BMITA_v3 genome and encodes:
- the LOC140226094 gene encoding uncharacterized protein is translated as MFLLKPAEPSGHGRSNRGRRSNSPLRLPPSRPSSRPSSRPSSPPPPRSASLQGDQGAGPSSTLNVSLTSLPSRSTLLPAPAPGSSSRNMPAPPPRAGSLTAQPSFAGSTASHESEYNPQLQGANPCRNKHPTPADHAACQHLCDDTYGISAPIYGGGPWSIGKCKKTKCKCRFNLEGFKRYVTLLERLRYRGDPVALGNLVVQKHKKQARSGQILVDESNNLL